The Styela clava chromosome 11, kaStyClav1.hap1.2, whole genome shotgun sequence genome includes the window CATCAAACAACCCAGGGCTTGAGCTTTCCGCTAACTCAAGATCTGGTCAATGGCCTCGAAAAATTCAATCAAAGAGAGTTGAATTATTTACAACTGAGGATCAATTTGGAAAAAGAACTCATCTATTTGTCATCTTCTGGTAACTTTACTATCTGCGAGTTGCAAAATGAAGCTCCTGTAGATGATGCATACTACCATATTTATCGATTTGATCACAAATTCGATGGAAATGACATGTCGTCAATTGTGTTTATTTACACTATGCCAGGATATAAGTCACCAATAAAAGCTCGCATGCTCTATTCCTCATGCAAAGGAACACTCATAGATGAATTATCATCAACATACAATATCAACTTTGATAAAAGGTTGGAGCTTCAAGATCAAGCAATTTCTGAGGAGTACCTTCTCACAGAAATTCACCCACCTGTtccggaaataaaagaaaaGTTCTTGAAGCCAAAGGCTCCAGGAAGGAGAGGTTCTCCAAGGAGAATAAACAGACCTGCCAATGGATCTACATAGTTTTTTGTTTGCATATGTTATTAAAGCTTTATATCGCCAATGATTTTTTAATAATCATTTACTCGCACAACGTGCACTTTGTGACAAATTGTtgattgtatattattattcatatttgcaTATCTGGAAGAGCctaattattttatgattaaaatCTTGAGACTTTAcatgtataaaaaaatacatggtcatatataccggtatagAATGTCAGTTGCCAAATGGTTGGTCCAGCATGCTTATAGCTATTCAAACAAGGTATTCTTTACAACTTACTCATAAATATAGAAGTTTTTGGAATGATATATTTGTAACTCAGGCACTTAACGGAACCATCTGTGGCCCAATGATAAAAATGAGAACTCCCTAAATTTCTCTCTCGCCTGCCTCTGTTTTTTCAATGTATACCAACATACCCCCCATTTAAAAGATTGTTATTTTGCTCTAGTGGGCTGTGTGAATTGGCTTCTTCTTACTAGCAATAACCTTCACTTTATTATTTTCCACCATGAAAATTCCCCAATGAACCATACAT containing:
- the LOC120347556 gene encoding twinfilin-2-A-like — translated: MSHQTGIKASDKLKDVFRECTISGDIRLVKLGIKNEKLECFDKVKMKSSCSWRDQYDEAVTPLLEEDQPCYMLYRLDTKDQWLFIAYTPDTAPVREKMLYAGTRATAKMEFGGGFILNELIGTNKDEVILSGYDEHVHAARQPPPLTDAEEERKLIKAVENSTEINVGTRHQTTQGLSFPLTQDLVNGLEKFNQRELNYLQLRINLEKELIYLSSSGNFTICELQNEAPVDDAYYHIYRFDHKFDGNDMSSIVFIYTMPGYKSPIKARMLYSSCKGTLIDELSSTYNINFDKRLELQDQAISEEYLLTEIHPPVPEIKEKFLKPKAPGRRGSPRRINRPANGST